One genomic window of Fusarium fujikuroi IMI 58289 draft genome, chromosome FFUJ_chr01 includes the following:
- a CDS encoding related to polyphosphate synthetase has translation MLIVQDLKTRSRTWLSTRDGKNLSVRPGVVVMKFGEQLRSSVIQEYQWYYIDYEGLKNELKGPTGPLKAGKGPEWTEDDETRFVERLELELEKVHTKQKVKAMEIARRIAVSEREVKDVVNRLNERGLGENGPSEEEFMLLEEDLSDIIADVHDLAKFVQLNYTGFYKIIKKHDKTTGWHLKPVFDSRLKAKPFYKENYDAAVIKLSKLYDLVRTRGNPVKGDSAAGGGQANFIRQTTKYWVHPDNVTELKLIILKHLPVLVFNANKDFDPEDSAITSIYYDNPDTWDLYEGRLKKTEGAEAIRLRWYGGMKTETIFVERKTHREDWTGEKSVKARFAMKEKNVNAYMKGELLPAAIFEKARKEGKKSEKAIAEDERLASEVQYSVLKKGYKPVCRSFYNRTAFQLPADARVRISLDTELTMVREDNLDGRVRSGDNWRRMDIGVDYPFSQLPAEDIERFPYAVLEVKLQTQSGQKPPEWVRQLISSHLVEAVPKFSKFIHGTATLFPDRINLLPFWMPQMDVDIRKPVTHDFGIRRPGLSGTTNTSDDDEELDSDDEELQASGRNGTNGESSAQGARGLREIPPIDMEGQMTDLPAADEDYAIYNSDDEYDERYELAQAKRSGGWRYYSTLLSAKTRHIRQHFGKHAISALKLAIPAPRSTQVERSDRLQALFGHDPIQTKKFKAPPGKKIYVPVRVEPKVYFAAERTFLGWLEFSIYIGTIAVTLLNFGSHPTPTHFWISGLFTLLAIASLAYSVFTYLHRSKGIRERKAIGFYDRWGPSILCGALFVGVAANFGFEGKERGIW, from the exons ATGCTGATCGTTCAAGACCTCAAGACACGTTCCAGAACCTGGCTCAGTACCCGCGACGGCAAAAATCTCTCTGTCCGACCCGGCGTCGTCGTCATGAAGTTCGGAGAGCAGTTACGCTCCAGCGTTATCCAGGAGTATCAGTGGTACTACATCGATTACGAAGGTTTGAAAAATGAGCTCAAGGGACCTACAGGCCCTTTGAAGGCAGGCAAGGGCCCAGAATGGACTGAGGATGACGAGACGCGCTTCGTCGAAAGGCTCGAGTTAGAGCTCGAAAAGGTTCACACCAAGcagaaggtcaaggctaTGGAGATTGCCCGTCGAATTGCTGTGAGCGAACGCGAAGTCAAGGATGTGGTTAATCGCCTGAATGAGCGTGGACTTGGCGAGAATGGCCCCAGCGAGGAAGAGTTTATGCTTCTCGAAGAGGACCTCAGCGACATTATAGCCGATGTCCACGACCTTGCCAAGTTTGTGCAGCTCAACTACACCGGGTTTTACAAGATCATTAAGAAGCACGAT AAAACGACCGGATGGCACCTGAAGCCCGTTTTCGATAGCCGACTCAAAGCCAAGCCCTTTTACAAGGAAAACTACGACGCCGCTGTCATCAAGCTGTCGAAGCTCTACGACCTCGTCCGAACTCGCGGAAATCCCGTCAAGGGCGACAGTGCTGCGGGTGGAGGCCAGGCCAACTTCATCCGACAAACGACTAAATACTGGGTGCACCCTGACAACGTCACGGAACTGAAGCTTATTATCCTGAAGCACTTGCCTGTTCTCGTCTTCAATGCTAACAAAGACTTTGACCCGGAAGACTCAGCAATCACATCGATATACTACGACAATCCCGACACCTGGGACCTGTATGAAGGTCGACTGAAGAAAACTGAAGGCGCCGAGGCGATTCGACTTCGATGGTATGGAGGCATGAAGACAGAGACGATCTTCGTCGAGCGCAAGACCCACCGTGAAGATTGGACCGGCGAGAAGTCTGTCAAGGCTCGATTTGCCATGAAAGAGAAAAACGTCAACGCGTACATGAAGGGAGAACTCCTGCCAGCCGCCATCTTTGAGAAGGCACGCAAAGAGGGCAAGAAGTCTGAGAAGGCCATTGCTGAGGACGAGCGACTGGCCTCTGAGGTCCAATATTCGGTTCTTAAAAAGGGCTACAAGCCCGTTTGCCGATCTTTCTATAACCGCACTGCGTTCCAGCTCCCAGCCGATGCCCGTGTCCGAATTTCGCTGGATACGGAGCTCACAATGGTGCGAGAAGACAATCTTGATGGCCGTGTCCGCTCAGGAGACAACTGGCGCCGTATGGATATCGGTGTTGACTACCCCTTTTCGCAATTGCCTGCCGAAGACATTGAGCGGTTCCCTTATGCCGTTCTGGAGGTCAAGCTCCAGACGCAGTCCGGCCAGAAACCACCTGAGTGGGTTCGCCAGCTTATCTCGTCTCACCTGGTGGAGGCCGTGCCCAAGTTCTCGAAGTTCATCCACGGTACGGCGACGTTGTTTCCTGATAGAATCAACCTCCTGCCTTTCTGGATGCCTCAGATGGACGTAGACATCCGCAAACCCGTTACTCATGACTTTGGCATTCGACGACCCGGGTTGTCAGGTACCACCAATACAtctgatgacgacgaagagcttgactcggatgacgaggagTTGCAGGCTTCTGGCCGCAACGGCACTAACGGCGAGTCGAGCGCACAGGGCGCTCGTGGTCTCCGTGAGATCCCCCCTATTGACATGGAGGGCCAGATGACAGACCTTCCCGCGGCCGATGAAGACTATGCGATTTACAACTCGGATGATGAGTATGATGAAAGATACGAGCTGGCGCAAGCCAAGAGAAGTGGAGGATGGCGCTACTACTCGACATTGCTTTCTGCCAAGACTCGACATATCAGACAACATTTTGGAAAACACGCGATTTCTGCGCTCAAGCTTGCTATTCCTGCGCCTAGAAGCACGCAGGTTGAGCGCAGTGACCGGCTGCAAGCCTTGTTTGGGCACGATCCTATCCAGACTAAGAAGTTTAAGGCGCCCCCTGGCAAGAAGATCTACGTGCCTGTACGCGTGGAGCCCAAGGTCTATTTTGCGGCTGAAAGAACATTCTTGGGATGG CTCGAGTTTTCTATCTACATCGGCACAATTGCTGTCACGCTACTCAACTTCGGTAGCCATCCCACACCTACCCACTTCTGGATTTCCGGCCTCTTTACATTATTGGCTATCGCAAGCCTCGCCTACTCCGTGTTTACCTATCTTCACCGAAGTAAAGGCATTCGAGAACGTAAGGCCATTGGGTTCTACGACCGTTGGGGTCCAAGTATTCTCTGCGGAGCTCTGTTCGTAGGCGTAGCTGCGAACTTTGGGTTTGAGGGTAAAGAGAGAGGCATCTGGTAG